One genomic region from Colletes latitarsis isolate SP2378_abdomen chromosome 10, iyColLati1, whole genome shotgun sequence encodes:
- the LOC143347186 gene encoding uncharacterized protein LOC143347186 isoform X6 encodes MSKANDDDERRRRSLEAGREMVHEGVSSRDITQSSVSMSEGEADGDLEGLAGRVAQLEELLQGKEAIVEALHAEIDHLRAEASSPNSSQSSIHGRDIISLYHTKLQEFEKAINQRDNLIEELTWSLQQSLSSRDTLVNQLSSMNAIQIPSKSNAGTVNDMDLQEKNDILETTLSDQRSLIQKLTSQLAQIQEHVQMLEMEKETRNAEISDYKLQINNLNEKIRSGAADKNLNIAETLEQQKQYEARVDKIKQDMQHILEKFTAETNMNTTRHQQELKEISAKKEIEIMNIQEKYEDLLKQLKEENKMLADRLNKELPDLETRHAKELSIFQAQMSHYKKTVEALKLELVNRSESQQTAQAEVSQYKSKLNELKVQYEKSRRTQELDHLKAKEMLAEQIKLHKLQLEEMTSKYVAVTAILESKESIERSLEQALTDAATMKVENEGLKFKLDDLSSRYSAAQSLIENSQVHERTLNNKIYDLEKSLSRLSGINISTLSELNETSYQTFDEVAIQYQLTKQKLEEKAELEKLLVNRIDGLENDVRKTKAELDEANLTKKSYEKQLKDMKNMCDKYKSELSLLKKNEPDGQNSLQTIEQNRLSGQSKRDAVSELLYKTEEDQQEIENLKMSLEQKGMELAESTKNIYDLTEKLKKSEEECQDLKNGLAIAWAQCAEVEEKLNQTLASSDSKLDVSTPTSSYSSNLMKQFHLNKTMNASMNTTHDQSTDTNKAFYENNEELDTKKTTLVQAKLAAATEENETLLQELERLKEKLVDYEEVKNKLNRYSMLSEDLSIEKERALEENRILKKKLESIHSIQEFVNQLRADKESLHKEIEALICVHNEQINAIKAETAAEIKKVQTLALSVKGGTTELYDLKAELEMRHAKEMEELRMYFEQKCLLMEKQYSEEIFSQQSKKMSDNDSEVADLTEGLYFGGAGDCLNVSNISERSSRVTSPLGDENLQLNKNNFNSLNKSELEYETTIKALQQELKNRIIEVQDIKLHYEKVLEDQKNRYERDLYDSRGERHEFLRNTVNEHCQTEWDAGALENGELTQLRAAYNHQLEEQVALAKVDIVNALQEQIQALLMVESDAEDNWSSELLELRDKLTNNAKREMQLLKETHTAELCRLKEEHSRNVARMIDRHQEELSKIRVDSGPSYDGKRDSNKILHVDRKILEERNSLSKTCATLKTLVEELIKYFVICEEEVNNTLTIEVLKRQLCDSVSSEKPAQVEEIQKLESQESSTTLNSSQIRIQRVHFAPQTTEIISIINSDTENLPTIMKENDDITEKLKQELNNCIRRLKAESAEILGTTLTTDGDRRSTLAKQITWINKVNEELTLKLHHAESLIVGYQEETEQLKVTILDLQRKLINLENKKEIITEGYGENDEVNSEVTLQDFSQLQEKARHVLSNGGGDSTELLQLIEELCRQSEKLMEDARKEKEDLQQQQVPLEPTPPPYIHRVCRRKIEAADKQLKATRRFLDEQASEREVERDETTKQIHILQEQLKDREREKERDLRITSEQTTLSPEPTSDVPVLQASDINIAVEALESQMREMSSLISDTEAKKTETESELKAAVDKIWVLREIITDLEQQLQIKTEKEESLQIQINQLETVIAVQTKNQHELVQELDSIKMGSESKHLNEHISLLQEELKKHKLSSEQFNVNSAALKQMKTELREMQIQLDKRIKDLESAHMCSSNLSLSQPSEDVSIREQIDASRCPTPDDPTLPPMLPLDQLLKLKEKMMKHARAEEVVFKRIKDLEMQVSSLKNQNEDLQAEQEILQQTASEQLFQIEAMRGRLEQHKQNAPFAQRQATSRLELQLHEATTKFESLERIIADKDLELKDMKNQLDRVNQLLQEKEAEIANIVQVEGSTIQKLKEHLEVAEEEKRILQAQVGVQEHAQLELPRLIDSMLADKNEEIDHLKEHLSKKEKQLELYSSLNLDETQLRELARQVDPKNSARTLSDILSLHSECEETTEAIRGMSVNQILPDMSAFKVPSSLMSSKNADESMVPLINTTNMVIQVPPLDLGSHSQSSSATPNQPSVGMELLHSGFESKTSRNSVSMDETDHVLQSRQGNNKIHESPERESDGRNESNNENKLYVTSIKHTQTSINETIKEIENLENQLQTVREELQMKSTILEKRETDLMALQKLYEEQQLEFREVVETLARDKCFYQNQYELSHASESKIKKDLQEIENVLKLKIEEIEEHKNRMQVNQKIIMELNLENTKLKDTEEKAQEQARKFSALLQERIKELQNLRDAIFEKDITIETIQTRNIEIENENKQLYEFKTKYQSSKQEIMECQNEIQRLREGLNNRDQIIRRLEDMARRSSFSGTSSPSNEKDQEIHHLQEYLKEKDKVIRQMSDDSKSLHRALETIQNKMKESGNVVELRRKLKDERKLNAELRDVVEKLSHELSDLKLSAQRLQDDTDIEDMVQRELNLSAHLDRQIMNAIESDAEDNACRVEKHTQHQDYQEGVQRGMELKLQLSQANKINEELKNLKDDLEIERGILKCQIAEYEGRIFQLKSDLAEESKKVAKLDEELSSEKNVIRSLKIQIEKEHRAMKSGHIQDSELIEFLQHKLKTSLDNEAKLRNDLSLLRQEHESLEIQLSLMKDHVQSQKADDLPKLTDLLETERKKYLTLVENFEKAERNNAELRDTVRKLQMEKSRFEKQLEVEVDEKEKLISSLALIEGIKDHLQTDLRRTKEDFKAREKECEWLQKRIKSMSDTENRRQEQSTTEHNELKALRREINNAREVMMDLEADMKQSKREVTESLEREMKLAETLETLRERETDLLKRLSASKDEEQKLRDTIIELQQDLRATIKRESDLSKELKSKFTGEKNVPAKFIQKIKDLSDINEKYANEKSVLQEKLIKAREEKEQLSQRVKLLEAQVKRSRSSQDVNALSPDYVDKLHHFYGKYMRAESRRKALTYQKRYLLTIVGGYQLSEENTLTILSQLTKEQRSYTTMGRNKKSPKVRFKSAALVFVSIHRMKWLILRSSIGKRIGVKTLLWNVDQAFIPVQKVTTNHSPPVREKPTSNGDGGFGEFALEQYYQRLKNIQETLGLAMVECASRQILPE; translated from the exons ATGAGTAAAGCAAATGACGACGATGAGCGTAGACGACGCTCTTTGGAGGCGGGCAGAGAGATG GTGCACGAGGGTGTTTCTTCAAGAGATATTACACAAAGTAGTGTTAGTATGAGCGAAGGGGAAGCAGATGGTGATTTGGAAGGTCTAGCAGGAAGGGTAGCTCAATTAGAAGAGTTACTACAGGGAAAAGAGGCCATAGTTGAAGCTTTACATGCAGAGATAGATCACTTAAGAGCAGAGGCTTCGTCTCCAAATTCCTCACAAAGCAGTATACACGGCAGAGATATTATATCCTTGTATCATACAAAG TTGCAAGAATTTGAGAAAGCAATAAATCAACGTGATAACCTGATAGAAGAACTGACATGGTCCTTACAACAGTCATTATCTTCTAGAGATACTCTTGTTAATCAATTGAGTTCTATGAATGCCATACAGATACCCAGCAAGAGTAATGCTGGCACAGTAAATGATATGGATTTGCAAGAAAAG aatgatatcTTAGAAACAACTTTAAGTGATCAAAGGTCGTTAATACAAAAATTGACCAGCCAATTGGCACAAATTCAAGAACACGTACAGATGCTAGAAATGGAGAAAGAAACGCGAAACGCTGAAATCAGTGATTACAAATTGCAAATAAACAATTTGAACGAAAAAATTCGTAGTGGCGCAGCTGACAAAAATTTAAACATTGCTGAGACTTTGGAGCAGCAGAAACAGTATGAGGCGCGCGTTGACAAAATAAAGCAGGACATGCAACATATTCTAGAAAAATTTACGGCCGAAACTAATATGAATACGACGCGTCATCAACAGGAGTTAAAA GAGATATCAGCGAAAAAAGAGATAGAAATTATGAATATTCAGGAGAAGTACGAAGACCTATTGAAACAGTTGAAGGAAGAAAATAAAATGCTGGCTGATCGTTTAAACAAAGAGTTACCCGATTTGGAAACCAGGCATGCCAAAGAGCTTTCAATTTTCCAAGCTCAAATGAGTCACTATAAAAAAACTGTTGAGGCTCTAAAATTAGAATTAGTGAATCGCTCGGAATCTCAGCAAACAGCTCAAGCCGAAGTAAGTCAATACAAATCGAAACTAAATGAGCTAAAAGTGCAATATGAGAAATCACGACGCACGCAAGAGTTGGACCATCTGAAGGCAAAAGAAATGCTTGCCGAGCAAATCAAATTGCATAAACTGCAATTGGAAGAAATGACTTCGAAGTACGTTGCTGTAACTGCAATTCTAGAATCAAAAGAAAGCATAGAACGTTCTTTAGAGCAAGCTTTAACAGACGCTGCGACGATGAAAGTCGAGAATGAAGGTTTGAAGTTCAAACTAGATGACTTGTCGTCGAGATACTCTGCAGCTCAGTCGTTGATCGAGAACAGTCAAGTTCACGAACGAACTTTGAACAACAAAATTTATGACTTGGAAAAATCCTTGTCAAGACTGAGTGGTATAAACATAAGCACGCTGAGCGAATTAAACGAAACCAGTTATCAAACTTTCGACGAAGTGGCGATTCAATATCAATTAACAAAGCAGAAACTCGAAGAGAAAGCAGAGTTGGAGAAGCTTCTAGTTAATCGAATAGATGGCCTCGAAAATGATGTCCGCAAAACGAAAGCGGAGCTAGACGAAGCAAATCTCACTAAAAAGTCATACGAGAAACAGTTGAAGGACATGAAGAATATGTGTGATAAATACAAGTCCGAGCTCAGCCTGTTgaaaaagaatgagccggatggtcaGAATTCTTTACAAACGATTGAGCAGAATAGATTGTCTGGTCAAAGTAAAAGAGATGCTGTCAGTGAATTATTGTATAAAACTGAAGAGGACCAACAGGAGATCGAAAACCTTAAAATGTCACTCGAACAAAAAGGAATGGAACTCGCAGAATCTACGAAAAACATATATGATTTGACGGAAAAGCTTAAGAAGTCGGAGGAGGAGTGTCAAGACCTGAAAAATGGATTGGCCATCGCGTGGGCTCAGTGTGCAGAGGTGGAAGAGAAGTTGAATCAAACATTAGCATCAAGCGACAGCAAACTTGACGTTTCAACGCCAACGTCAAGTTATAGTAGTAATCTAATGAAgcaatttcatttaaataaaacCATGAATGCTTCTATGAACACAACGCACGATCAAAGTACGGACACGAATAAAGCTTTCTACGAGAATAACGAAGAGCTTGACACTAAGAAAACAACGCTTGTGCAAGCGAAGCTTGCAGCGGCGACAGAAGAAAATGAGACATTGTTACAGGAGTTAGAACGTTTGAAGGAAAAACTGGTCGATTATGAGGaagttaaaaacaaattaaaccGTTATTCTATGCTCTCGGAGGATTTGTCTATCGAAAAAGAACGTGCATTGGAAGAAAATAGAATTTTGAAGAAGAAACTGGAAAGCATTCATTCGATACAAGAATTTGTGAATCAATTGAGAGCAGACAAAGAGTCGTTGCACAAAGAGATCGAGGCATTGATTTGCGTTCATAATGAACAGATAAATGCGATAAAAGCTGAAACTGCGGCAGAAATTAAAAAAGTGCAAACATTAGCATTAAGCGTAAAAGGAGGTACTACCGAACTGTATGATTTGAAAGCTGAATTGGAGATGCGCCACGCAAAAGAAATGGAAGAATTACGAATGTACTTCgagcagaaatgtttgctaatggAGAAGCAATATTCTGAAGAAATATTTAGCCAACAATCTAAGAAAATGTCTGATAATGACAGTGAGGTGGCAGATTTAACAGAaggtttatattttggaggtgcTGGCGACTGTTTGAACGTTTCAAACATTTCTGAACGTAGTTCGAGAGTTACTTCTCCATTAGGGGATGAAAATTTGCAgcttaataaaaacaattttaacaGTCTTAATAAGTCTGAGCTTGAATATGAGACAACCATTAAAGCTCTGCAACAAGAATTGAAAAATAGAATAATTGAAGTGCAGGATATAAAATTGCATTATGAAAAAGTTTTAGAAGATCAGAAAAATAGGTATGAAAGAGATCTGTATGATAGCAGGGGAGAGAGGCATGAATTTTTACGAAATACGGTGAATGAG CATTGTCAAACAGAATGGGATGCGGGTGCGTTGGAAAACGGTGAATTAACGCAACTGCGAGCGGCCTACAACCATCAATTGGAAGAACAAGTTGCACTAGCTAAAGTGGATATTGTCAATGCGCTTCAAGAACAAATTCAG GCGCTTTTAATGGTTGAGTCGGACGCAGAGGACAATTGGTCGTCAGAGTTACTAGAATTGCGTGATAAACTTACCAACAATGCAAAACGTGAAATGCAGTTGCTGAAAGAAACACATACTGCAGAACTATGTCGTTTGAAAGAGGAGCATTCGCGTAACGTAGCCAGAATGATTGATCGTCATCAAGAGGAACTGAGTAAAATTAGGGTAGACAGTGGTCCTAGTTATGACGGAAAACGAGATTCCAACAAAATTTTACACGTGGATCGCAAAATTCTTGAAGAAAG AAATAGTTTGAGTAAAACATGTGCCACTCTCAAGACTTTGGTCGAAGAGTTAATAAAGTACTTCGTTATATGCGAAGAAGAAGTAAATAACACTCTTACCATTGAAGTTCTTAAAAGACAATTATGCGATAGTGTTAGTAGCGAAAAGCCTGCTCAGGTTGAGGAAATTCAAAAATTGGAAAGTCAAGAATCTAGCACTACGTTAAATTCTTCGCAGATAAGGATTCAGAGAGTTCATTTCGCTCCGCAAACTACCGAAATAATATCTATAATAAACAGCGATACCGAAAACTTGCCAACTATAATGAAGGAAAATGATGATATTACTGAGAAACTAAAACAAGAATTGAACAATTGCATACGTCGTTTGAAGGCCGAAAGCGCTGAAATTCTCGGTACTACATTGACCACTGATGGTGATCGACGTAGCACACTTGCAAAGCAGATTACATGGATAAATAAAGTGAACGAGGAGCTTACTTTGAAGTTACACCATGCAGAATCCCTGATCGTAGGTTACCAAGAAGAAACGGAGCAACTAAAAGTTACGATCCTTGATCTCCAGAGAAAGTTGATCAACCTggaaaataagaaagaaatcaTAACAGAAGGGTATGGAGAGAACGACGAAGTTAACAGCGAAGTTACGCTGCAGGACTTCTCACAACTACAAGAAAAAG CGAGGCATGTATTATCGAACGGAGGGGGAGACAGTACAGAACTGTTACAACTGATAGAGGAATTGTGCAGGCAAAGTGAGAAATTAATGGAAGATGCAAGAAAAGAGAAAGAAGACCTGCAACAACAG CAGGTGCCTTTAGAACCTACTCCTCCCCCATACATTCACAGGGTTTGCCGCCGAAAG ATCGAGGCAGCAGATAAACAATTAAAAGCAACACGAAGATTCTTGGATGAACAGGCAAGCGAGAGAGAAGTTGAACGAGATGAAACCACGAAGCAAATACATATTTTGCAAGAACAACTTAAAGATCGTGAACGCGAAAAGGAACGGGATCTACGCATCACATCCGAG CAGACTACACTATCACCTGAACCAACGTCAGACGTCCCTGTGCTTCAAGCATCTGACATCAATATAGCT GTGGAGGCTCTAGAGTCTCAGATGCGAGAGATGTCCTCCCTTATATCGGACACAGAGGCCAAAAAAACAGAAACTGAGAGTGAATTGAAAGCAGCTGTCGATAAGATCTGGGTGCTCAGAGAAATCATTACTGATTTGGAACAGCAACTACAAATAAAGACAGAGAAAGAAGAATCATTGCAAATTCAAATAAATCAACTAGAAACAGTGATCGCGGTCCAAACTAAGAACCAACATGAATTGGTACAGGAACTGGATTCGATTAAAATGGGTAGTGAAAGTAAACATCTCAACGAACATATAAGTCTGTTACAG GAGGAATTAAAAAAGCACAAGTTAAGTTCGGAGCAGTTTAACGTCAATTCTGCTGCGTTAAAGCAAATGAAAACAGAACTTCGCGAGATGCAAATACAATTGGACAAGAGGATCAAAGATTTAGAATCTGCTCATATGTGTAGCTCTAATTTGAGTTTGAGTCAACCAAGTGAAGATGTTTCCATCAGAGAACAGATAGATGCGTCGCGTTGTCCTACTCCGGACGATCCTACTTTACCGCCGATGTTGCCTCTCGATCAATTGCTCAAACTCAAGGAGAAAATGATGAAACATGCCAGGGCCGAAGAAGTTGTGTTCAAGAGAATCAAGGATTTAGAAATGCAAGTGTCGTCTCTCAAGAATCAGAACGAGGATCTACAGGCTGAACAAGAGATCTTGCAGCAAACTGCATCCGAACAGTTGTTCCAAATAGAAGCAATGCGTGGCCGATTGGAACAACATAAACAAAATGCCCCGTTTGCTCAAAGACAGGCTACGTCGCGTTTAGAATTGCAACTTCACGAAGCCACTACGAAATTTGAGTCGTTAGAACGAATCATTGCCGACAAAGATTTGGAGTTGAAGGATATGAAGAATCAATTGGACAGAGTTAATCAGCTGTTGCAAGAGAAAGAAGCAGAAATTGCAAATATCGTGCAAGTGGAGGGCTCTACAATCCAAAAATTGAAAGAACATTTGGAAGTTGCCGAGGAAGAAAAGAGAATTTTACAGGCACAGGTCGGTGTCCAAGAACACGCTCAGTTAGAGTTACCACGGTTGATCGATAGTATGTTGGCAGACAAGAACGAAGAAATAGATCATCTGAAGGAACATTTATCCAAAAAAGAGAAACAACTTGAATTATATTCCTCCTTAAATTTGGACGAAACGCAATTACGAGAGTTGGCGCGACAAGTAGACCCAAAAAATAGTGCTCGTACGTTGAGTGATATTTTGTCTCTTCATTCGGAATGCGAAGAAACGACAGAAGCTATTCGAGGGATGAGCGTAAATCAAATACTTCCCGATATGTCTGCTTTCAAAGTTCCTAGTTCACTTATGTCGTCTAAAAACGCAGACGAGTCTATGGTGCCTTTAATTAATACTACTAACATGGTCATACAAGTGCCGCCTCTGGATCTTGGATCTCATTCTCAGAGTTCGTCAGCCACACCTAATCAGCCATCTGTAGGTATGGAATTGTTACATAGTGGATTTGAATCAAAAACTTCCAGGAACAGCGTATCGATGGACGAGACAGATCATGTCTTACAATCGAGACAAGGGAACAACAAGATACATGAGTCCCCAGAAAGGGAATCAGATGGTAGAAATGAAAGCAATAATGAGAACAAATTGTATGTTACATCGATAAAGCATACGCAGACTTCCATTAACGAGACAATTAAGGAAATAGAGAACCTGGAGAATCAATTGCAAACTGTGCGGGAGGAGTTACAGATGAAATCAACGATTCTAGAAAAACGCGAGACAGACTTGATGGCTTTGCAAAAACTTTACGAAGAACAGCAGCTGGAATTCAGGGAAGTGGTCGAGACACTCGCGAGAGACAAATGCTTCTATCAGAACCAATACGAGTTGTCGCATGCGTCCGAAAGtaaaataaagaaagatttGCAGGAAATAGAGAAtgttttaaaattgaaaatcgaaGAGATCGAAGAGCACAAGAATAGAATGCAAGTGAATCAGAAAATTATAATGGAATTAAATTTGGAAAATACAAAACTGAAGGACACGGAAGAAAAGGCACAAGAACAGGCAAGAAAATTCAGTGCTTTGTTACAGGAAAGGATAAAGGAATTACAAAATCTGAGGGACGCGATCTTTGAGAAAGATATCACTATTGAAACTATTCAAACGCGCAACATCGAGATAGAGAACGAGAACAAACAGCTATACGAGTTTAAGACCAAATATCAATCGTCTAAGCAGGAGATCATGGAGTGTCAGAACGAGATTCAGAGACTGAGGGAAGGTCTGAATAATAGAGATCAAATCATCAGACGATTGGAAGATATGGCTAGACGTAGCAGCTTCTCAGGAACATCTTCACCCTCAAATGAGAAGGATCAAGAGATACATCATTTGCAGGAATATTTGAAGGAAAAGGATAAAGTTATACGTCAGATGAGTGACGACAGCAAAAGCTTGCATAGGGCTTTGGAGACGATACAGAACAAAATGAAGGAATCTGGAAACGTGGTGGAATTAAGAAGGAAACTGAAAGACGAACGAAAACTAAACGCTGAATTACGAGACGTGGTAGAAAAGTTGAGCCACGAATTGTCCGACCTAAAATTATCTGCACAACGATTACAGGACGATACTGACATCGAGGACATGGTACAGAGAGAACTGAATTTGTCAGCACACCTAGACAGGCAAATTATGAATGCTATTGAAAGCGACGCAGAGGATAATGCGTGCAGAGTAGAAAAACATACTCAGCACCAAGATTATCAGGAAGGAGTACAAAGAGGTATGGAACTGAAATTGCAATTAAGTCAAGCCAATAAAATCAACGAAGAATTAAAGAATCTGAAAGATGATTTAGAGATCGAGAGAGGAATACTTAAATGTCAAATTGCGGAGTACGAAGGACGGATCTTTCAACTTAAATCAGATTTGGCGGAAGAGTCTAAGAAAGTGGCAAAACTCGACGAAGAACTGTCGTCTGAGAAGAACGTAATCCGATCGTTGAAGATTCAAATTGAGAAGGAGCATAGAGCGATGAAGTCTGGACATATTCAGGACTCGGAGTTGATCGAATTCCTTCAACATAAGCTAAAGACATCTCTGGACAACGAAGCGAAACTTCGCAATGACCTCTCGTTATTACGTCAAGAACACGAAAGTCTGGAAATACAGTTGAGTTTGATGAAAGATCACGTACAGTCTCAGAAAGCGGACGACTTGCCAAAACTGACTGACCTTTTGGAAACCGAGCGGAAGAAATACTTGACCCTCGTGGAAAACTTTGAGAAAGCAGAGCGAAATAATGCGGAATTGAGAGATACCGTAAGGAAATTGCAGATGGAAAAGAGTCGTTTCGAGAAACAGTTAGAAGTGGAAGTAGACGAAAAAGAGAAACTGATAAGTAGCCTGGCTTTGATCGAAGGAATCAAAGACCATCTGCAAACTGATCTCAGGCGTACCAAAGAGGATTTCAAGGCTCGAGAGAAGGAGTGCGAGTGGCTACAAAAAAGGATCAAATCTATGTCCGATACAGAAAATAGAAGACAGGAGCAAAGTACTACCGAACATAATGAGCTTAAGGCATTAAGGAGGGAAATAAATAACGCGAGGGAAGTTATG ATGGATTTAGAGGCTGATATGAAACAATCAAAGAGAGAAGTAACGGAATCCCTTGAACGGGAAATGAAACTAGCTGAAACTTTGGAGACTCTCAGAGAAAGAGAAACAGATTTGCTTAAGAGATTGTCCGCCTCCAAGGACGAAGAGCAGAAGTTAAGAGATACAATAATCGAGTTGCAACAGGATCTGAGAGCGACCATTAAAAGGGAATCAGATCTTTCAAAAGAATTGAAAAGCAAATTTACAGGAGAGAAGAATGTACCTGCCAAATTTATACAGAAAATCAAG GATCTCAGCGATATCAATGAAAAGTACGCGAATGAAAAGAGTGTGCTTCAAGAAAAGCTCATTAAAGCACGGGAAGAGAAGGAGCAACTTAGTCAACGGGTAAAACTACTTGAAGCTCAAGTGAAGCGAAGTAGAAGCTCTCAAGATGTAAACGCATTAAGTCCAGATTATGTGGACAAG TTGCACCACTTCTATGGAAAATATATGCGAGCAGAAAGTAGACGGAAAGCCTTAACGTATCAGAAACGTTATTTATTAACCATAGTAGGCGGTTACCAGCTTTCAGAAGAAAACACGTTAACGATTCTGTCTCAGTTGACTAAAGAACAACGATCTTATACTACCATGGGTCGTAATAAAAAATCGCCGAAAGTACGTTTCAAGAGTGCAGCGCTGGTTTTCGTCAGTATACACAGAATGAAATGGCTGATTTTGAGGTCATCTATCGGCAAACGAATAGGGGTCAAGACGTTATTATGGAATGTGGATCAGGCATTTATACCGGTGCAAAAAGTTACTACGAATCATTCGCCTCCCGTTCGAGAAAAGCCGACATCAAA TGGTGATGGTGGCTTTGGAGAATTTGCGCTTGAACAGTATTATCAACGGTTAAAAAATATTCAAGAGACATTAGGTTTAGCAATGGTAGAGTGTGCGAGTCGTCAGATTCTTCCAGAATAG